Genomic DNA from Phycisphaerae bacterium:
ATGGCGCCCGCGACCGCGGCGCCGGGCTGGACGCGCTGGTCGCCATGCTGAGCGCGGGCGAAAGGCGGGTTCCCGCCGCCCCCGAGAGCGCACTCGGACCTGCCGCAGATTCCGCTGAGAAATCGCAGAATTCCGGCCCCGCCAGTGGATTCCCGGCGAAAAGCAGCGAACTGATGTGACTGTCGCAGCGCGAAGGAGCAACGCCAATGACAACGAACCACACAAACCAGACGCCGGACGCCAGCGAGGTCCTGGAGACGCTGCGGATCACGAAGGTCCAGCGCCGCACGAGCTGTGGGGGGTCCTGGGTGGTCGGCACGATCGCCGGGCACCGCTTCGACGTCCTGGTCTTCCCCGAGCACGCCGAGTCGCCGGATTTCGAGCTGGACGACAGCCGCATCTCGAAGCTCTGGCTCAAGCACCTCGACACGCAGCAGACCGCCGCGAACTTCGACCGCGGCTGGGACATCCGCCCGACTACGCCCATGGCCGCCACGATCGTCGACCTGCTGGCGGCCGGCCTGGCCGAGCACGTGTTCGGCAAGTAGCGAGGAGCACACACCATGGCCATCCAGATCCGCGCCATCGAATGCCGCAGCGCCCGCCAGGCCCTTGATACCGCCCGCGACAGCGGCTGCGGCGACGCGATCCTGCTCAACGGCAAGCACTACGCGATCTTCCGCGCCGAGGCCGAGCGGCTGGAGACGGCCGGCGTCGAGTTCGCCTACCTGCACGAGATCACGCTGGAAGACGGCAGCCGCCGCATCGTCACCGTCCCGATCAACGACTGACCTCCAACCATGAGGAGCCCGACCATGACGACCGAAACGACGAACACCGACGCCCGCGAATTCGACGGGGCCATCCACGACCAGGCCGACGCCCGCGCCGGCGCCAACCGCGGCGGCGAGCGCGTCTTCCGCATCGACGTCACGTACACGCGCGGCACCGCGGCCAGCCAGACGACGCTGATCCTGACCCAGGCGGCCGCCGCGGCGCTGCGCGACGTGCTCGACGCCTACCTGCCGGAACCCGACGGCATCGATGACGACCGTGGGCTGTACGGCGCGGACGCGTACGACCTGCAGCGCTTCGCCGAGGCCTACGCCGGCCTGGGCGACGCCGTGGGTGAGCAGGTCTGGGACCTGCTGGACGGCAACGACGAGGTCAACCCGAACGCCGTGCGGCTGATCCGCGAGCGGCTGGGCGGGATGAACCGTGAGCTCGACGACGCGCTCGAGAGCCACGACGCGGAGGACCAGGACTAAAGCCGCCGAAACCCGCCGCGGCGGGTCGCCCGGGCGCGTGAGACCCGGGCCTGACGAGGCCAACCACAGAAGGAGACGGCCATGAAGAAGGACGAGATCAAGATCGGAAATTGCTACCAAGCGAAAGTGAGCGACCGGATCGTGACGGTGCGGATCGACAGCACCAACACGCATGGAGGGTGGAACGCCACCAACACCGCCACGGGCAAGCGCATCCGCATCAAGAGCGCGCAGCGCCTGCGCCGGGCGGTGGGTGACGAGGCGCCGGCAAGCCGGCGGTCGAAGAAAGCCAGCGTGGAGATCACGCCCGCCGATGAGGGCATCGCCGCCGGTCGCGCGGAGGCCGCCCAGCCCGAGGTCAACCCGACCGTCGAGGTCGTCACCGGCCAGCCGGTGCCGGCGAAGAAGACCCGCACGCGCAAGCCCGCCGCCGAGCCCAAGCCGAAGCGCGTCAGCGCGCTGGACGCTGCGGCCCAGGTCCTGGCCGACGCGGGCCAGCCGATGCGGGCCAAGGAGATGATCGCCGCGATGGCCGAGCGCGGGCTCTGGTCGAGCCCCGGCGGCAAGACGCCCGAGGCCACGCTGTACGCCGCCATCATCCGCGAGATCGCCACGAAGGGCGACGCGGCCCGGTTCCGCAAGGTCGAGCGCGGGCAGTTCGAGTACACCGGCGTCGCGGGGAACTGAGCCATGCTGCCGTACCTCCAGAAACTCCACGACGTGCTGAATGCGGCCGAGGCGGTGCTCGCTGCGCGCGAGGCCGAGATGCTCACGAGCGATGAATGGGATGCGCTCGAGCACGCCGTGGCCGCCGCCACTGAGCCGCCGCCAAACGAGCGCGACGAGACCTTCACCGTCGAAGACGGCGCGCTCGTCCGCCGCGTCGTGCCGCGCAAAGGGCAGCCCTACGAGCATCGCTGCCCGCAGGAGGCCTTCGAGGCGATCGCTGCCGCGGCCGAGGAGGCCGCCGGCGGCTTCGTCCTTGAGGACCTCCGCCGCGCGACGCGACTGCCCTGGACGCAGGTCGCCGTCGCAGTCGCGTTCCTGAAGGAGCGCGGCGGCGTCGTGCCCGTCCACGGCCGCAAACATGCCGCCGCGTCCACGTGCGTCTACGAGGACGCCATGACCGAATACCACGCCCTGCACGAGGAGAAGTGAACCATGCGACTGACCCTGACAAAGAACGACGGCGAGCTGCTCGCCACCTGGACGATGCCCGACACCGTGACCGAAACCGAGGTTGACACCCTCATCGGCGAAGGCCTGTGGCAGAAGTGCCGGCTGGACCGCTGCGACGGATGCGGCGGGTTCTTCCCACACGCCGAGCTGGTCGAGCGCCATGACGCCCACGGCCCCGACTGCCTGTGCCGCGCCTGCGGCGGTGAGAGCAACGACGCCCCAGATCAGCCGTAGCCACCCGCCCATCATTCACCCTCCACCGACGCCTCGGTCGCGACCGGGGCGTTCTCACGGGCAGCGATCCGCTCCGCCTTCGGTATCGCTGGCAGTCGCACCGTTCCATTCTTCGGCCGCTGCTTGTCCCACCGACGATGGCACGACACGCACAGCCAACGCACGTTCAGTGGCTCGGTGTAGTCGTAGTGGGCGGCCTCGATTCGACCTGGGGCACCGCAGTGCTCGCAGACTTTGGGACGCGTCAGCAGCCCAGTGCCTGTGTAGTACCGGACCAGCCCCTGCGCGCGTCGCGCTTCGGCGGTCGGGCGGTGCCGGACCATTCGGCCCGTGGCCTGGGCACTTGCCTTGCATGCCATTGAGCAGTACACCTGAGTCCTCCGCGCTAGCGGACCGAAGATGCACGCGCACGCCGGACAGACGGCAAAGGTCGGCAGCTTCCGGTTACCGCCCACCTGATGCGACCTACCCGGCGCACGAGGGATGAACGCTCTTCTGACCTTCAGCACGAACACGCACAGCCTCCTTGCCAGTGAAGTTCGTCCAACGGTTGACTATCACGTCGCAGTACAGCGGGTCGAGCTCCATCAGGAACGCGTGCCGGCCCGTCTGCTCGGCGGCGATCAGCGTGGACCCGCTGCCGCCGAACAGATCGAGGACGTTTTCGCCGACGCGCGATGAGTACTGGATCGCGCGCACCGCGAGCTCGACCGGCTTCTCCGTCAAATGCACCATGTTCTGCGGGTTGACCTTCTTCACATGCCAGAGGTCGGTGGCATTGTTCGGCCCCAGGAACACGTGCGCCGCGCCCTCGCGCCATGTATAAAAGCACCATTCATGCGCTCCCATGAAATCTTTGCGGGTGAGCACCGGATGCTGCTTGTCCCAGATGATCGCCTGCGAGAAGTACAGCCCCGCCTCCTTCAGGGCGGCCGGGTAATTCGAGCAGTTGGCGTAGCCGCCCCAAATGTAGGCGGCGCGGCCCGGCAGCAGAACGCGTGCGATGTTGCCGAACCACGCCCGCAGCATGGCCGCGAAGGCTTCGTCGCTGACGAAGTCGTTCTCGAGCGGGCGGTCCTTGGGGCGCAGCTTGCGCGCGGCACGCTTCACCTTCCCCGGATCGCGTGCGAGGTCGAAGCCCTGATGGTGCGTCATCGCGCCGTCGCGCCGCGCGCTCTCCGTGGCCTGAAATGACGACAGGCCCGCCGCGATCGCGTTGTTGCTGCGGGGCTCGACCTTCACGTTGTACGGCGGGTCGGTATTGCAAAGGTGGACCGGTTGTCCCCCCAGCAGCCGATCGACGTCCTCGGGTTTGCTGCTATCGCCGCAGAGCAAACGGTGATCGCCGAGGACGATCAGGTCGCCCGGCCGCGTAGTGGCCGCGTCCGGCGGCTCGGGCACGTCGTCCGGGTCGGTCAGGCCCTGCTTGAGCTCGCCACCGAGTAACTTGGCCAGTTCGTCCTGGTCGAACCCGAGCAGCGACCAGTCGATGCCGGCGCCCTGCAGCTCGGCGAGTTCGATCGGCAGCAGGTCGAGGTTCCACTCGGCCAGTTCCGCCGTCTTGTTATCAGCGATGCGATACGCGCGAATCTGCTCGGGTGTCAGGTCGCGGGCAACATGCACCGGCACCTCGGCCAGGCCGAGTTTCTGCGCCGCCTTCCAACGCGTGTGGCCACAGACGATGACGCCGGCCTCGTCCACGACGATCGGCTGGCGGAATCCGAAACGGCGGATGGACTCAGCGACGGCATCGACCGCGGCGTCATTCTGACGCGGGTTCTTCTCGTACGGCTTGATCGCGGCCAGCGGTCGCAGTTCAACGTTCAGCATCGGTGGGACCTCCATGTCTCGCGTTGCGGGCGGAACCTCGGCCGCCCGGGCGGCCCCCAGACCGCGACGTTTGGCCTCGGGGCGTAGCGGGGCCGCCGTCTGGTACCGACGTACCAGCCCCGCCCGGCGCGCGGCCCGGGTTGGCCCCGGTTGCGCCGCCGTGCGTCCGGACCGGCGCAACAAACTCTGTCGCCTTTCGGTGGTGTTCCCGCGGGCCCAGACTGGCCGCAGGCCCAGGGAGGAACCGTTGGTGACGTCCAATAACGTAGCTTGCGCACTTGTGTGTGCGCGCGCGCAAGCACAACGCGTGCGCCGCCGCCTTGTGGCGGCGCGCGCAGCGGGGGGTATAAGGGGGGTGCGCGCGCACACACAAACTCGTCACCAGCGGGGTCATGAACGGTCCTCCAGCGGTTCGGGAATGAGCGCGAAGGCGGCCGGCTTCCGGCCCGTGCCGCCCCAACGGTGAACCAACCCGCGCCCTTCGGCGGTGTACAGCAGCTCCTGCGCGCGGCGGCGGGAGAGCCCCAGCGCGCTCGCCGCGTCCAGCACCGCCATGCGTGTCTGCGGACGCTCGGTGATCAACGTCTGCACGAACCCCTCGGCATCCCAGTCCGCGGGCGTTTCGGCTTCGCCCTCAGGTGGGTCGCTGCGCCGGCGCAGTTTTTCGCTCCGCAGCGCGGCCGGATCGAGCTCCGGTGCAGGTCGCCAGACCGGGAACTCCCAGCGCAGCGCGATCGGCGTGACCGGCGCCCAGGAGCGCACCACGGCCTCAAGCACGACCGCGCCGGGCTCCTCGTGCGGGCGCAGCACGAGATGCGCATCCGCGGCCCGGCTCTGACTGCCCGCCCCGGCCCCGACATCGGTGACCGACTTGGCAGATTGGTTGCCCTTCGTCGTATGGTGAATCGCGATGAAGCAGCAGCCCAGCCGTTCCGCATACGCATCGAGGCGGTTGTAGATGCCCGCCATCGCGCCGTTGTCATTCTCGTCGGTGCCCGCCGGCATGAAGCGGTACATCGCGTCCAGGATGATCGCGGAGTAATGCCTGGGTTCGATCGCGTCGAAGTACGCCGCCATCGCCAGGATGTCGCGCAATTGCCCACGCAGCGGGTGGACGTAGATCTGCTCGGCGATCTCGTCCATACCGATCCCCAGCGCGGCGGCCACCTGTGGGATGCGGTGGGCGATCGTCTCGGGGTGGAGCTCGTTGTCGAGGATCAGCACGCGGCCGCGCTCGGCCGGGAACAGCCCGAGCCACGGTCGGCCCGTGGCGATCGCCATGGCCTGGCCCAGAACCAGCCAAGACTTCCCGGTCTTGGGCGCCGCGATGACGTTCATGGTCTCGCCGCGGCGTAACAAACCGCGGATAACCGGCTTGCGCAACGAATGCAGCTTCATGATCTCCCTCGACGATAAGGGGCCGGCGGCCGGTTGCCGGCGGTCCTGTCCGTAGTGGTCTTCGATCAAGGCGACCGCGATGCTGTCGGGGGCATAGCGTGCGATACTCGCGGCGATGCGTTCGACTTCGCGCTGCGGCATTGGCGGGTGACAGCGGTCGATGTTGACGCGCAGCAGGGCCGCGAGGATCTCGGCCTGCGACATGCCGACGCGCCGCATCGCGCCGGCGAGCCGGGCCAGCGTTGCGTTGCGCTGCCCGGTCGGGATCGCGGTTTCGCTCACTGGCGTGGCGGACGTGACGCCGTCGCGCGCGGCGATACGGTCGAGCAGTGCGACGAGCCAGTCCGGCGGCGGGTCCAGCTTCTCGGCGGCGGGGAGATCGAGACCACCGAGCCAGCGATACGCAGTGCCGGCGACGATGGACGGCGCCACGACGACATACCCGCCATTGGCGCGGGTATCGACATGCGCGGCGAGTTGCCCGGCGGTGTTGCGCCAGGCCCGCCCGGCGGGCTGCCGGAAGATGTACTGCCGGCCGCCGCGCGGTGTCAGCGACGTGGGAGCGATGGCGAGCCGCTGAAGCTTGTCAGGCTCGTCCAGGAGCCAGGGATTCTCGGCGCCGTCGACGTCGACGACGAGCAGCCCGTTCGTGCGGATGGCGACATTGGCCTGCGGGTAGCTGCTCCACCACTCGGAAATCTGCTCGGGCTCCGTTGTGGCGTCGAGCAAGCCGTGATCGGTGATGGGCGTCTTGCGGCCCGGCGCGCAGGGGAAGACGGGATAGCCGAGGTCGGCATACCAGAGCGCTGCGTTGAGCAGAGCGCCGGACATCAAAACGGCACCTCGCGCTCATCCAGCGGTGCCGCGTACTCCGGCAGGCCATCCTCGCCGTCGAGCCGCGGAGGTTTGGGGCCCAGCTCGTGTCGCATCACGCGGTCGAATTGCTCACCGGGTTTGCGCTCGACCGTGATGCGTTGCGTCGGCGCGAGCGCGCCGGCTTGGGCGAGCTCGACGGCCTCCTCGGCGGACGCCGGCACGGGCTCGTGCGAGCGCCGCGCCCACCACTGCGCGGCCTTCTGCCGGGCGAAGCCGTTATGTTCGACGCAGATCCACTCCGTGACGTATTGGTTGAAGCCGACGCGGTAGTCGACGCGCATCGTGCGGGGCGCATCGGGCGGGGCGTTGCGTTTCGTGTGGACGGCGTAGAAGACCTCCTCGACGTCGTAATCGACGCGCGTCACCTGGTCGGACAGGATGCCGGCGTCGCTGGCGCGACGATCGTGCTGCCGCATCTCGCGCGGCGGGAAGACGTGCCCGCAGGCCGGACAGGTCGCGTACCCGGCCGCGACAAGTTCGTGGCAGGTCGGGCACTCCTTCACCGGCGCCTCGCCCTCGCCATGGGCCGCGTCATCCACGCGCAACTGGTCCACGGGCCCATGCCGCAGAGCATTGCCGCCAAAGTCGAGCACCAGGCAGTCCGTCTTGCCGGGATGCAGCCGGAATCCGCGACCGACCATCTGGTAATAGAGCCCGGGCGAGAGCGTCGGCCGCAGCAACGCGACGCAGTCGATGTTCGGCGCGTCGAACCCGGTGGTGAGCACGTTCACGTTGACGAGGTACTTGAGGTCGCCACTGCGGAAGCGCTGCAACGTGTCGGCCCGCTCGAACGGCAACGTGTCACCGCAGACGAAGCCGCATTCGGCACCGTGACTCCCGCCGAGCACGCGCGCAACGTGCTGCGCATGGCGGATGCCCGACGCGAAGATCAGCACGGACTTCCGGTCCACCGCATGGGTTACGATTTCGCGACACGCGGACAGGACGAGCGTGTCCTCGTCCATCAGGGCTTCAACCTCGCTGGCGACGTACTCTCCGGCTCGCACGTGCAGCTTCTCGGTGTCGGGCTTCTGTGTGCCGGCCTTGGTGCGCAGCGGGCACAGGTACCCCTGCACGATCAGGGTGCGGACGCCGATTTCGTAGCAGACGGCGTTAAGGATGTTCTCGGGCGCACAGATCGTGCCCGTCTTCATCCGGAACGGCGTGGCCGTGAACCCGATCACCCGCACCAGCGGGTTGGTCTGCTGCATTTCTGCCAGGAACTGCCGATACATGCCCTCGCCGTCTGGCGGAATGAGATGCGATTCATCGACGATGACCAGATCAACCGCCCCGACGTCGGCCGCGCGCTGGTACACCGACTGGATGCCGGCGACGGTGACGGCGTAGCCCAGGTCACGGCGGTTGAGGCCGGCCGAATAGATGCCAAAGGGCAGGTCCGGCGCCACGGCGCGCAATTTCTCTGCGGCCTGCTCAAGCAGTTCCTTCACATGCGCGAGGATCAGTACTTTCCCGCCCCAGCGCTGCACGGCATCGCGGCAGATCGTCGCGATCACCGGCGTCTTGCCGCCCGCGGTCGGGATGACCACACAGGGGTGGTCATCCCGCTCGCGCAGGTGGCGATAGACAGCCTCCACGGCCTCGAGCTGGTAGGGACGGAGCTGCATCATGCGGCCGCCGGCTGGGTTTCCTCGGGCAACGGGAACAGCTCCTGGCGGGCCGGATACAAGCGCGCGAGTCGCTCGTGTCCCAGGAATGCAGCGAGCGCACGTTCGGCGAGGCCGTAGCACTCGCGACGGCTGGCAGCCTTCCGGTTGCCGGCCATTCGGGCCAGTGCCTGAAAGAGCAGCATGATCGGCTCGTCGTGCTCGCCAATGGGACGCCCGCTCATCAGCACGTCAGCGAAGTGCCGCAGTTGCGCGTGGTCCGCCGAATACCAGGCCCGGGCCAGCACGGCGCGCGTGACGGCGGTAGCCACGTTCTTCACCCGCCCCTGGTGTCCCAGGCACGCTAGTGCAAAACGCACCGCGTCGAGATGCCGGGCCAGCAGCGTCCCCTCGTCGCCAGGCGAGCGCCGGCGCGTCAGCCCAATTCCGAGGTACATCGCGCGCAGCGTCGACAGCTCGTTGCAGGTCACATCGCCGAGGCCGGCCGTGAGCGACAGAATCTGGTCATTCCGCCTGCGTTGGCCGGTGTCGAGCACCTCCATTGCCTCCGGCGGTTCATTGACGAACACGCGGATCGGAACGGTGATGCCGGCCAGGGCCGCGGCCCACAGCCGGTGCTGACCGTCGAGCAGCACGCGGTTGGAGCTGAAGGCGATGCCCTGGTGTGTGAGCCTCCAGCGCCCGGCCTTCATCTCCTCCACCAGGTACTCGACGTGGGAGTCGACGAGCTTGCGGTTGTGCGTGTTGCAGTGGTCGATCCAATCCGTGGCCATTTCGGGCGTGAGCTCGACGACGAGGTTATCGCGATCCGTGTGAGCGAACAGTTCTTCAAGTTTCATGCGGAGACTCCTTCAAGGTGCTTCGTGAGGAACACGACCAGCGCGCGGAGGTAGGTCGCGTCGAACAGCTCAATCAGTGTGCGGGCGCCCATGACGGGGTCCCGGGGCATGTTGAGGGCGCGCATCGGTTGGGGGGTGCTGTGTCCGCGCACGGGCTGGAAGGCGTTCTTGGCAATGCCGCCCCGGCGAGCGCGCCGGCCAATCTTGGACGTGTTCACGGCGCGCCCATCGCGCCCCACCCGGGTGGGTGTCTGCGAGACCGGCGACTTTGAATTCTTCAAAGTGGCGTCGAGCGCGGCCCGGTGATTCCCGACCATGCGGTTGCTGACGCCCACGTGCGAAGCGATGGCCATGTCGCTCAGGTCGGGCCTCATTCTCAGCGCCTGGGCGACGGCTTTCGCTTTGTCCTCATTCGATCGTCGCACCCCGTGCGCCTTGTTCGCCGCCAAGCTGAGCCAGCGGGCTTCAGTCAGCTCGCCGGTGATGACCTCCGCCTTGATCTGCTGGCGGCTCAGCCGCCGATGCGCGAAGAAGCGGTGGAAGCCGTCCACCAGCCAGTGCGCTGCTCCGTCGTGCACGACCGTGACGGGCGGGAACTGCACGCCAGCCTCCATGGCTTCGGCGTATTCCTGCACGATCCCAGGGTTGATGGCCGTGCGGGGCTGGGTGTCGCCATCGATCCGCACGATGGACATATCGAGCATCTGCTCGCTCATTTCGTGACTCCTTCAGTTGAGAGAGGGGGACCAGATCGCCGCGTCGTCGGGCGGCTGCTGGCCGGCGGCCAGATCGCGGATCGTGACAACCACGCGCC
This window encodes:
- a CDS encoding bifunctional DNA primase/polymerase; its protein translation is MSGALLNAALWYADLGYPVFPCAPGRKTPITDHGLLDATTEPEQISEWWSSYPQANVAIRTNGLLVVDVDGAENPWLLDEPDKLQRLAIAPTSLTPRGGRQYIFRQPAGRAWRNTAGQLAAHVDTRANGGYVVVAPSIVAGTAYRWLGGLDLPAAEKLDPPPDWLVALLDRIAARDGVTSATPVSETAIPTGQRNATLARLAGAMRRVGMSQAEILAALLRVNIDRCHPPMPQREVERIAASIARYAPDSIAVALIEDHYGQDRRQPAAGPLSSREIMKLHSLRKPVIRGLLRRGETMNVIAAPKTGKSWLVLGQAMAIATGRPWLGLFPAERGRVLILDNELHPETIAHRIPQVAAALGIGMDEIAEQIYVHPLRGQLRDILAMAAYFDAIEPRHYSAIILDAMYRFMPAGTDENDNGAMAGIYNRLDAYAERLGCCFIAIHHTTKGNQSAKSVTDVGAGAGSQSRAADAHLVLRPHEEPGAVVLEAVVRSWAPVTPIALRWEFPVWRPAPELDPAALRSEKLRRRSDPPEGEAETPADWDAEGFVQTLITERPQTRMAVLDAASALGLSRRRAQELLYTAEGRGLVHRWGGTGRKPAAFALIPEPLEDRS
- a CDS encoding ParB N-terminal domain-containing protein gives rise to the protein MNVELRPLAAIKPYEKNPRQNDAAVDAVAESIRRFGFRQPIVVDEAGVIVCGHTRWKAAQKLGLAEVPVHVARDLTPEQIRAYRIADNKTAELAEWNLDLLPIELAELQGAGIDWSLLGFDQDELAKLLGGELKQGLTDPDDVPEPPDAATTRPGDLIVLGDHRLLCGDSSKPEDVDRLLGGQPVHLCNTDPPYNVKVEPRSNNAIAAGLSSFQATESARRDGAMTHHQGFDLARDPGKVKRAARKLRPKDRPLENDFVSDEAFAAMLRAWFGNIARVLLPGRAAYIWGGYANCSNYPAALKEAGLYFSQAIIWDKQHPVLTRKDFMGAHEWCFYTWREGAAHVFLGPNNATDLWHVKKVNPQNMVHLTEKPVELAVRAIQYSSRVGENVLDLFGGSGSTLIAAEQTGRHAFLMELDPLYCDVIVNRWTNFTGKEAVRVRAEGQKSVHPSCAG
- a CDS encoding DEAD/DEAH box helicase yields the protein MMQLRPYQLEAVEAVYRHLRERDDHPCVVIPTAGGKTPVIATICRDAVQRWGGKVLILAHVKELLEQAAEKLRAVAPDLPFGIYSAGLNRRDLGYAVTVAGIQSVYQRAADVGAVDLVIVDESHLIPPDGEGMYRQFLAEMQQTNPLVRVIGFTATPFRMKTGTICAPENILNAVCYEIGVRTLIVQGYLCPLRTKAGTQKPDTEKLHVRAGEYVASEVEALMDEDTLVLSACREIVTHAVDRKSVLIFASGIRHAQHVARVLGGSHGAECGFVCGDTLPFERADTLQRFRSGDLKYLVNVNVLTTGFDAPNIDCVALLRPTLSPGLYYQMVGRGFRLHPGKTDCLVLDFGGNALRHGPVDQLRVDDAAHGEGEAPVKECPTCHELVAAGYATCPACGHVFPPREMRQHDRRASDAGILSDQVTRVDYDVEEVFYAVHTKRNAPPDAPRTMRVDYRVGFNQYVTEWICVEHNGFARQKAAQWWARRSHEPVPASAEEAVELAQAGALAPTQRITVERKPGEQFDRVMRHELGPKPPRLDGEDGLPEYAAPLDEREVPF
- a CDS encoding winged helix-turn-helix domain-containing protein, with amino-acid sequence MKKDEIKIGNCYQAKVSDRIVTVRIDSTNTHGGWNATNTATGKRIRIKSAQRLRRAVGDEAPASRRSKKASVEITPADEGIAAGRAEAAQPEVNPTVEVVTGQPVPAKKTRTRKPAAEPKPKRVSALDAAAQVLADAGQPMRAKEMIAAMAERGLWSSPGGKTPEATLYAAIIREIATKGDAARFRKVERGQFEYTGVAGN
- a CDS encoding ParB-like nuclease domain-containing protein, whose amino-acid sequence is MSEQMLDMSIVRIDGDTQPRTAINPGIVQEYAEAMEAGVQFPPVTVVHDGAAHWLVDGFHRFFAHRRLSRQQIKAEVITGELTEARWLSLAANKAHGVRRSNEDKAKAVAQALRMRPDLSDMAIASHVGVSNRMVGNHRAALDATLKNSKSPVSQTPTRVGRDGRAVNTSKIGRRARRGGIAKNAFQPVRGHSTPQPMRALNMPRDPVMGARTLIELFDATYLRALVVFLTKHLEGVSA